A portion of the Chromatiales bacterium 21-64-14 genome contains these proteins:
- a CDS encoding transcriptional regulator has translation MTKHSKTPSAGLPACCPPKRSLATRKLVSPEHAVELTSLFKVLGNETRIRLLHALVRAGELCVSELAKTIGLKPQAVSNQLQRLADRGVVATRREGTTIHYRIVDPCVAELFDRALCLLEDAKSGIHARRA, from the coding sequence ATGACTAAACATTCCAAGACGCCATCCGCTGGCCTACCGGCGTGCTGTCCGCCCAAACGCTCATTGGCGACACGCAAACTGGTTTCGCCCGAGCATGCTGTTGAATTGACGTCTCTGTTCAAAGTGCTTGGGAACGAGACACGGATTCGGCTCTTGCACGCGCTCGTGCGGGCCGGGGAACTGTGCGTATCCGAGTTGGCAAAGACCATCGGCCTGAAACCACAAGCGGTCTCCAACCAACTCCAGCGCTTGGCGGATCGCGGCGTGGTGGCAACCCGTAGGGAAGGCACGACGATTCACTACCGGATTGTGGATCCTTGCGTTGCCGAACTGTTCGATCGCGCGCTATGCCTGCTTGAAGACGCCAAGAGCGGCATTCATGCCCGCCGCGCTTGA